The stretch of DNA ttcacaaaaaattaataataataaaaaaataaaaattataataacaaaaaagtTAATCACAATAGTGATTAAGGCAGTTTGTCATGATCGtcttttaaaacaataattagattgaaataaaataaatcttaatataaagctaaaaaaaagtgtgtctgtttgtatgtttttttgaGGCACATGAACTTCTCCGAAATGGCTGGGCCGattgtacataataaaattcaatatggggGTAGAGAGAACTCCGCCCCACTCTACAGGGATAGCCCCCCcccctacaaaaaaaaatattttttaccatCACTTTAACGGACCCCAAAAGTTTGGGATGGATTTGCCGAtaattacaatacttggtgttaacgacgaagtggaacaccaactaataattcGCCTTACAGTCCGCAACCCGCATGTATCTTGCAAAATATGCAACACATTGTAAGATACGTTATAAAAATTCTGCATATTTTAGCAAGTACCTAGTATTTAAATTcggatttttaaataaataagaggTTTTGACACAGTGGAAAAAATTGacttattaattatttatttttcaaataaagtcTCAAAAGAACTTGGAAAGATATGAATAGACAGTGCGAACTCTTCTGCTATTTAGATAGAAAAACTGTCTTCGACAATTGACACTGGAATCTGCAATCCGGCATCAAAATAtcatagtgaaaaaaaatcttatatattttatataaaaaaattttaaattaaatttgaattggaaaaattcactCAACTGAATAAACTTATTGCAAATATTGTAATattagtcaacccgagcccccaatcacgtgtgagcaaactccattttaagctataaaagggggcgtatattagtagggggaatgaataatacggtaccccgaaaaaacccagttatctgacccttcagtaAGTaggaaatgggaaaaaatcaatttttctgtgggggcgctatgttggggggagggggcggaatcccatatagcgcttgcaactcgtattgaccccctctacccccataccatattacatcaagatcggcccagccgtttcggaggagttcatgtgccacaaacatacaaacagacagacttcagctttatatattaagattataGTCCTAGATATAGTCCTAGATCATTGTATTTTTGCAAACTACTGAAGAAAAACGAATggttattattttatgttatattaattgaatcaaattaaaaacttcGTACTCTATAAGTCTCCAATCTGTTACATTCCAACCTTATAGACCCCAAAAGAGTTTTTATGTATCTCTACGATCTTCTGAGTGATCTAAGTGACTCATCTTTAGagttatacaattttttctgaGATCCATGTAAATATGTGAGTTTCACTATGAAGACTATATATATTACTCAGACGATTTGGTTCTGTCTCAACCTATACCAGCATATGCCTACCGCTTAttcgatcgtgatgaaatttggtacagtgGTCCCTCATATCACAACATTTCTAACTGTagtattttcttcacaactgcccccctccccccccccccagttCAAGTACCTGAAGATAAATTTCATGTATTAGCGAAATTTAGAATTGGTGCCTGAAATGTGTGAAATTGACttatatttttccattattctgttgagaaattaataagTTGTCCCATTCTATCCATAAAGCTCCCCTTAAGGAAGACCCCTCAAGAAAAATAcccatttttttacaattaaaaggTTAAATTAAAGCACTTACAGCGTATTGTTGGGATTTACATACACAACATGAGGTGTTAAAGCGGAAATGAGGAGACCAATGGGAATTGCTGCTGTTAAAATATGAGCCAACTTCTTCCACGGGGatctgtaaaataaatatatattaaatccAAAACTATAAATATATGATGATGTTATTTAGCTATAGCGAAAGTTGTTATTAATTGAAAGCTTGAAACCGAtttggaaaagtcggaaaaaaattgcaaaaataaggGTGATGCTCATATGCaggtacataaatatataatagtacgatggaaaaaaaaacttagtaGGTATACTTACAGTATACTTACAGTTAGTAATTTCGAAAATAACTAGTAAGTATCACAGTCCAGCCAGAATAATAGTCCTATACTAATTGAAAAATGTACCTAATGTTTTACCCGCAAAATTGGACTGTGCttattaattatctttcattcgATTTATTACccattcaaaataaatattatatttcttacTCTTTATTTGCTGATAAAGTATTCAAATGgttgaattttgatttctgTGGAAGCTCCTCCATTTCAAGTGTCGTCGTTTCAGACGGAATCCTCTCTGTCGTCCATGCTGATGTAAAGGGTGTTTCGGAAATCTCATAAGGATACGGCAAATCCTTAAAAGGTTTCTTTTTGATATCCCGCCAGATATTAAAGTTGTCTGCAAAAGAGATCGTGCCTCTATCTGGTGTAATATCTCCCACTATATTGCTATTCCCATTTTCAGTATCTAATGTCCATCGCCAGGGATTACGCACTGTAGGTGGAAGCTCTGTGTTGCGGATAGTGGTAGTTTCTGAAGCATAGGGTACCCAGATAAAATGTCCTCTCCCCCCATTGTTAGGCATGAGAGCTGCGGTGTTTCTGAATGAAACTGGAGTCACTTTTGCATGAAGAACTTTGTACTGTGGCCCGTAACTTAGTGGTTGAAAGTGATTATGCTCAGGAGACAATGTAACTTTCTCGTTCCACATGTTTAGCTGAGGTGAGGGAACAAATTGCTTGATGCTCGACTGTGAATTTGTGTCTGGTATGTGAATATGATGCGTAAAATGGCTGccgataaaaaatattgttgaaataaaatgagcaACTACAATATATGTACTTACTTTACACAATAATGCTTTCAATTTTCGTTCCTTTCCTCATATAATATAAacatgcattttattttcctgatcaggagttaaaaaaaatagcaaatagAAAACATCTCACCTTATATTGGTTTTTAATGGGGCATTGTCTTGATTTTTGTTTGACTTTCCATCATAATTTTGTCTTGGGATATCTTCTTTCCTCGGTGGGCTTCAGGAATCAAAATATGGTAAAGTAAGATAATACATATTGATTATGAAAAACTAAATATCAACACGACTAcagtcgtgccttggcataagatagttttGGATGAAATACTCTCGcgtatttaaaataaagagtgtgaagagtatatACCAAGGCACGAGtgtattgaagaaaaaaataacgttGTACAGTGAGAAGGAAAGTCGTATGAGTGCGCAAAAATGACAAATAACAGGTTAATTTATAGCCTTTATCGTGTAGATGTGaaaccaaaagaaaataatctttctTTGCATGTCGATcatattaatcaattttacacATAGGTtgctgaaaatttcaatcatcAACCACTGACCTAAATTTGAACGTTCAGTACGTTTACAAATTACATTTCCTTCACCTCTTAGCCTCTAATGCGGTTTCTCACAAAACCGCGATTTCCCTAAAATTGCCCATTTTGACCAATATACTTTTAATAAGtactcttttattattacgggtagtaattaagaaaatctaattggGGTGATGTAAAGTGAAATTGTGAATGTGTGTatttaaacttatttattATGATATAGGAACTATGTACCTATaccatatttttttccaaacctGCTGAATTGGATATGTTCCTTTGCTGTGCTTGGTGTAGTAgaattttccgcaaaattttcattctgacGATTGGAAACTTGCAATGGTAGAGCTACAGTTGTCGAGGGATCATCTAATACCTCCTCGTGCACTTGTATGCCTAGGACGGTGACACTTGTACAAAATAACACGAGAAACACTACATACCACATTGTCCCGCCAAAAGTCATAACTAGTACCCCTTCAACTGCACACAAAATATTCACTATTGTGCTTCATTCACGAATGCTCTCGCGTCTTTATAACGTTCATCGACTAAATGGAAAAGAATCCAAAGCTCAGATGtttatatataggtactaAAACCCAACGTGCATTTCTATTCAATTACACAAATATAATAATGCAGCAAGTGAGAGATAATAATTGTTTCATTTCGAGGTAAAACAATACCAATTCTCCTCCaccaagaaaaatcaaagaatagCGCGAAACACAAAACCAcctcaagttttatttttcattttgattttgttttcagaaaaaaaattataaaagcaagaggtaaattgtcgcgtCGCACTAATTTTTCTCGCCCCGTTTCGCAGGAATTTGTTTGcggtttgcaaaaaaaattgaatagaaattaattgtgatggaaaatattaaataaaaaatacattaaaatggACTGAATGAAGATAATATTGAaagaattcataaaattggtaaaaattaGATATTAGATATGCAGGGGCCATTTCTCATTCCCAAACAAATATTGTAAATACCCAATTCAAAACTTATCTTCTTGTTGTAGGGGGgctaaaagggaaaattttttatgaccATTTGAAACCTCCTGATATATCTGTATATATCTGATATATCTGTActaaatttcatcgcgatcggacaaacggtgtaggaATGCATAACTGTGCAAACTCAAATACCATTACCAACAAACACaaactttctttattatacACAATATTAAACtctcaaataatatttttgtttcaaagtAGTTCCTCACAACATTCACCTTTTTTGCGTAGCAAAGTGGcgcaataattttatatttaactgTGTACTGTACATGTATTTACTgtttatgtttcttttcgATTTGTACAAAGCACATTCATCTGCTCATGCTGATATGGTAAGTTGATCagttcatttcttttaatttcagcttcttaaaaattttcgcaATTCCACAATATATTTCGTTATTATATGTCAatctacaaattaaaaaagatcGATATCcaaatgttaataaatttcaagctATTAACTTTCTAAACGTCGCATTTAACCCCTGCATTGTAATGATGGATTTGTGAAGCGATTCCAGAGCTATATTTCGAGCTATTACATATGCCCTAATTTTGAGATATGTAGACTCAATCTTATACAAATAAGAAATGTTGTGTAAAAAAAGCAAGTCGATCCGATCATTAAAAGTGTTATTAggtaacaaaaatgtaaaaaaaatagaattcaaaaattgttgtaaCGGTCAAGTTTATTcgtaattttcattcatttcatttcttaaAACATCATTTATCAAATCGaacaaaattcattgaaaaaagtaTGTCAAGGTAAATTAGATAGAGGACCGCCCTTATTCATCCGGTACCACAATAGGCCTCTTTTGGTCGCAGTGGTCAAATGATGATATATGTACGTTGTCGCCTcgctttattcattttctcttataaaAGTATATTTAGTGCATCAAATATTCTAATCATCGAAAAATACAagttttttagaaaattttcaacgtATGCTTTTACATACTTAAAAATCGGTAAAGCTGTTTGGTTAattatgtttaaattaaaccaaaattatttatttaaaaaagaccTCTCAAAAATTGGTAACAGAAAAAACAGCTCAAGTAAGCTAAATGAGTAGCCTATTCGTCAACTTATTGGTACCAACCTAAATAGCAAAAAcgattattgatttttttatttattgaactgataatttaagaaatctaATCATTGTTTTATAGAggaacctggggtaaaatagggaatttttgagagataatttttctgagttccgtggaaatatttgagtatcaaattttccgggctaaaACTTTGACTCAGACGAtttctctctatctcaacggaaaaatactttttcaggccattttccaaaacctTGCACCCCTTCCATTTTCACGATTTTGCCTCAATGCTGTGGTGAAACGGtgaattgcgttttttgttccctaagcttaatttaatgaaataatattaGCTAGACActattaagaataaaaaatttgtgtaccaatttaattttttttaataataaaaaaaaacccaaaaataaaaaaaaacgttaaatttaagtaattcctttttttattttttttgtttataaaaattggtaatagtgaGTGATCAAACATcctaaattaagaaaaaaaatatttttcaaaaatttaaaaagttaggggagaccggggttaaaaacaCTAAATTCACCTttttgccccaagcggtactttttactatcattattctacgggaaaactcagaatttttttttagaaaattcagattagattcgtaTTTAGCAATACTTACTCTAtgtaaaaatgcatttggatcaaaaaattgcagagaatttcctcaaaacttaatttgtagttgagaggtcagagtaactttgaggttcgaaaaatttgtttttcgaATACCTACGCATATAGCCCAAGTTATTGCGCGCTGTGAAACCTGCAAAGTGATGATGTTGTTTTTCGagtaaaagccaaaatattggatc from Lutzomyia longipalpis isolate SR_M1_2022 chromosome 1, ASM2433408v1 encodes:
- the LOC129797579 gene encoding uncharacterized protein LOC129797579 isoform X1; protein product: MTFGGTMWYVVFLVLFCTSVTVLGIQVHEEVLDDPSTTVALPLQVSNRQNENFAENSTTPSTAKEHIQFSSPPRKEDIPRQNYDGKSNKNQDNAPLKTNISHFTHHIHIPDTNSQSSIKQFVPSPQLNMWNEKVTLSPEHNHFQPLSYGPQYKVLHAKVTPVSFRNTAALMPNNGGRGHFIWVPYASETTTIRNTELPPTVRNPWRWTLDTENGNSNIVGDITPDRGTISFADNFNIWRDIKKKPFKDLPYPYEISETPFTSAWTTERIPSETTTLEMEELPQKSKFNHLNTLSANKESPWKKLAHILTAAIPIGLLISALTPHVVYVNPNNTLQSTINPSLSLYPGRLRSLDSGGSHNIPNFIGDERKMKNPLMDFITMFSEANNDVGVNCENRVFCELSRMGAYSDSDVLQKMLWKIANETSDMIAKKTGLITLFKAIRENKCTIFQCNMHTTTLSLQNADNE
- the LOC129797579 gene encoding uncharacterized protein LOC129797579 isoform X2; translated protein: MTFGGTMWYVVFLVLFCTSVTVLGIQVHEEVLDDPSTTVALPLQVSNRQNENFAENSTTPSTAKEHIQFSSHFTHHIHIPDTNSQSSIKQFVPSPQLNMWNEKVTLSPEHNHFQPLSYGPQYKVLHAKVTPVSFRNTAALMPNNGGRGHFIWVPYASETTTIRNTELPPTVRNPWRWTLDTENGNSNIVGDITPDRGTISFADNFNIWRDIKKKPFKDLPYPYEISETPFTSAWTTERIPSETTTLEMEELPQKSKFNHLNTLSANKESPWKKLAHILTAAIPIGLLISALTPHVVYVNPNNTLQSTINPSLSLYPGRLRSLDSGGSHNIPNFIGDERKMKNPLMDFITMFSEANNDVGVNCENRVFCELSRMGAYSDSDVLQKMLWKIANETSDMIAKKTGLITLFKAIRENKCTIFQCNMHTTTLSLQNADNE